From Desulfobotulus pelophilus, the proteins below share one genomic window:
- the cas1c gene encoding type I-C CRISPR-associated endonuclease Cas1c: protein MKPLQNILYITKPGAYLSKERETIRIRLEEGPDMKIPIHGISGIVCFGTVGMSPWLMGFCAERNVAVTFLTDTGRFLAKVHGPLHGNVLLRRAQYRAADIADKSGTLAAAFVAGKLYNCRQALLRCIRDHGETPALRETEKLLSDRIRKLTSIEDCDTARGMEGDAARSYFSAFPDLIRKDDPAFAFSGRNRRPPKDAVNALLSLFYTLLVHDVRSALETVGLDSAVGFLHKDRPGRPSLALDMMEELRPVFCDRLTVSLINREQVRASDFLTNPDSGAVTLEDEARKRVLAAWQKMKQETLTHPFTDEKIAKGLIPFIQARLLARHLRGDLDGYPPFLWR, encoded by the coding sequence ATGAAACCTCTGCAAAACATCCTTTATATCACCAAACCGGGGGCCTATCTTTCCAAGGAAAGGGAAACCATTCGTATCCGCTTGGAAGAAGGGCCGGACATGAAAATTCCCATACACGGAATTTCCGGCATTGTGTGCTTTGGTACAGTGGGCATGAGTCCATGGCTGATGGGTTTCTGTGCGGAGCGCAATGTGGCCGTAACCTTTCTCACGGATACGGGCCGTTTTCTTGCCAAGGTGCATGGCCCCCTGCATGGCAATGTGCTGCTGCGTCGGGCGCAGTACCGCGCTGCAGATATTGCGGATAAATCCGGAACCCTTGCCGCTGCCTTTGTGGCAGGCAAGCTCTACAACTGTCGTCAGGCGCTCCTGCGGTGCATCCGGGATCACGGGGAAACCCCTGCCCTGCGAGAAACGGAAAAACTTCTTTCCGACCGCATACGCAAACTTACTTCTATAGAAGATTGCGATACAGCCCGTGGGATGGAAGGGGACGCTGCCCGTTCCTATTTCTCCGCCTTCCCGGATCTGATCCGAAAAGACGACCCGGCCTTTGCCTTTTCAGGCAGAAACCGCAGACCACCCAAAGATGCCGTCAACGCTCTCCTTTCCCTCTTCTACACCCTGCTTGTCCATGATGTGAGAAGTGCGCTGGAAACCGTGGGGCTGGATTCTGCCGTAGGCTTTCTTCATAAGGACAGGCCCGGTCGGCCCAGTCTCGCCCTGGACATGATGGAGGAACTTCGTCCTGTTTTCTGTGATCGCCTGACAGTATCCCTGATCAATCGGGAGCAAGTCAGGGCCTCCGACTTTCTAACAAATCCTGACAGTGGAGCCGTTACCCTGGAAGATGAAGCCAGAAAACGGGTGCTGGCCGCATGGCAGAAAATGAAACAGGAAACCCTGACCCACCCTTTTACAGATGAAAAGATAGCCAAAGGCCTGATACCCTTCATTCAGGCAAGGTTGCTGGCACGACATCTTCGGGGGGATCTGGATGGCTATCCTCCCTTTCTTTGGAGGTGA
- the cas2 gene encoding CRISPR-associated endonuclease Cas2 translates to MAILPFFGGEPMMVLVSYDVKTADIAGRRRLRRIAKTLEDYGQRVQYSVFECSVDPTLWVKLKNQLLKEIEPLEDSLRFYYMGKNWKPKVEHVGAKPSLDMDGPLIF, encoded by the coding sequence ATGGCTATCCTCCCTTTCTTTGGAGGTGAACCCATGATGGTGCTGGTAAGCTACGATGTAAAAACTGCAGATATTGCAGGCAGAAGGCGTCTTCGCCGCATAGCGAAAACCCTTGAAGATTACGGACAACGCGTCCAGTATTCCGTGTTCGAGTGTTCCGTCGATCCAACCCTCTGGGTAAAACTGAAAAACCAGCTGCTAAAAGAAATCGAACCGCTGGAAGATAGCTTGCGCTTTTACTACATGGGAAAAAACTGGAAACCCAAGGTGGAGCATGTCGGAGCCAAACCCAGTCTGGATATGGATGGGCCTCTGATTTTTTAA
- the cas7c gene encoding type I-C CRISPR-associated protein Cas7/Csd2, translating into MSLSNKIDFAVIFSVKNANPNGDPLNGNRPRINYDGFGEVTDVCIKRKIRDRLSEKGHPIFVQSDDRKIDGMGSLKERAESAEFGLGKEAFNAKKTKPDETIKAACKKWLDVRAFGQLFAFGGDETKGVSIPIRGPVSVQSAFSIAPVSITSTQITKSVSGEGDGTKRGSDTMGMKHRIDQGIYIFYGSMNPQLSEKTGFNDEDAETIKQILPKLFENDASSARPEGSLVVEKVFWWKHNCKSGQYSSAKVHRSLNPKGEAPFFDMEPLAGLEPEIIEGF; encoded by the coding sequence ATGAGTCTTTCAAACAAAATTGACTTTGCCGTAATTTTTTCAGTCAAAAATGCTAACCCAAACGGTGACCCTTTGAACGGCAATCGCCCCCGTATCAACTATGACGGATTTGGAGAAGTGACGGATGTCTGTATTAAAAGAAAAATCCGGGATCGTCTCTCCGAAAAAGGCCACCCTATTTTTGTTCAATCTGACGACCGTAAAATTGATGGAATGGGCAGTCTGAAAGAAAGGGCCGAATCGGCCGAATTCGGATTAGGAAAGGAAGCCTTTAACGCAAAAAAAACGAAACCCGATGAAACCATAAAAGCCGCATGTAAAAAATGGCTGGATGTAAGGGCTTTTGGTCAACTCTTTGCCTTTGGAGGTGACGAAACGAAAGGTGTTTCCATTCCCATTCGAGGGCCTGTCTCTGTTCAGTCAGCCTTCAGTATCGCCCCCGTTTCAATCACCAGTACTCAAATCACAAAAAGTGTCAGCGGTGAAGGTGATGGAACAAAAAGAGGCTCCGATACCATGGGTATGAAGCATCGTATAGATCAGGGAATCTATATTTTCTATGGAAGCATGAATCCACAGCTTTCCGAAAAAACCGGATTCAATGATGAGGATGCCGAAACTATCAAACAGATTCTGCCAAAACTTTTTGAAAACGATGCTTCGTCGGCTCGACCAGAAGGCTCCCTTGTTGTCGAAAAAGTCTTCTGGTGGAAACATAACTGCAAATCTGGACAGTATTCCTCTGCCAAAGTCCACAGAAGTCTCAACCCCAAAGGCGAGGCACCCTTCTTCGACATGGAGCCGCTTGCAGGATTAGAACCTGAAATCATAGAAGGTTTTTGA
- the cas4 gene encoding CRISPR-associated protein Cas4 has product MYPEADFLPVSGMQHMIYCPRQCGLIHVDREWEENRFTAEGRVLHERVDKGGEQEKSGVRLCYAMPLKSLSLGLFGVADCVEFHKIEKEIWQPVPVEYKRGKPKLIEADRVQLCAQAICLEEMLHTEIREGFLFYASPRRRETVPFDAALRELTRQTAMEYHAMMESGVLPKARYRKDRCDRCSLFDICQPKAKSAKLWLQKRLSEDLT; this is encoded by the coding sequence ATGTATCCTGAAGCCGATTTTCTTCCCGTCTCCGGTATGCAGCACATGATCTATTGTCCCCGCCAGTGCGGACTTATCCATGTGGATCGGGAATGGGAGGAAAATCGCTTCACCGCCGAAGGCCGTGTACTGCATGAGCGGGTAGATAAAGGCGGAGAACAGGAAAAATCCGGAGTACGCCTCTGCTACGCCATGCCGTTGAAAAGCCTTTCCCTCGGTCTTTTTGGCGTGGCGGACTGCGTGGAATTTCATAAAATCGAAAAAGAAATCTGGCAGCCCGTACCAGTGGAATACAAGCGTGGAAAACCCAAGCTGATTGAGGCGGATCGGGTTCAGCTTTGCGCACAAGCCATCTGCCTGGAAGAAATGCTGCATACAGAAATACGGGAAGGTTTTCTTTTCTACGCAAGCCCGAGAAGACGAGAAACCGTTCCTTTTGATGCTGCCCTGAGGGAGCTTACCCGCCAGACGGCCATGGAATACCATGCCATGATGGAAAGCGGCGTACTGCCAAAGGCCAGGTACCGGAAAGACCGCTGTGACCGCTGCTCCCTTTTTGACATCTGTCAGCCCAAAGCCAAATCTGCAAAACTCTGGCTGCAAAAACGGCTTTCCGAGGATCTCACATGA